In Synechococcus sp. KORDI-52, one genomic interval encodes:
- a CDS encoding carboxypeptidase M32: MASAATAWGQLGAHLRETQLLGSIQSTLYWDQNTRMPSAGASWRGEQLTLLATQLHARQSSAAYADLLAAARQHWNSAEQCPEQGRNLDLLEQDLQRQQSLDPALVAALAKAKADGYNRWQQARSASDFSLFAPALQTLIDLRQEQAKQLDEPRSCWETLAQPFEPDLRLERLKALFAPLRQRLPHLVAQASTRPRPRSADWDLKEPSQQNLCDQLLGAWGRNPAITCMARSPHPFSITLGPADYRITTRVVPGQPLSCFLATAHEWGHSLYEQGLPDQSHQWFAWPLGQATSMAVHESQSLFWENRVARSRPFAEQWWKRFAQAGAPFSGAQDMWQAMNPMAPGLNRVEADELSYGLHILIRTDLEIALLEQGLAVKDLPDEWNRRYEEFLGVRPMNDAEGCLQDVHWSEGLFGYFPSYLLGHLISAQLSEAMAEAIGSPEAHVERGDVTPLLAWLREHVHPLGRSVNADQLVDRVSGRPLSTDAFLDYLENKLDRLQQAS, encoded by the coding sequence ATGGCTTCTGCCGCAACGGCTTGGGGGCAGCTGGGAGCCCATCTGAGAGAGACGCAGCTTCTCGGCTCGATTCAGAGCACCCTGTACTGGGACCAGAACACCCGCATGCCCTCTGCCGGGGCGTCCTGGAGGGGGGAGCAGCTCACGTTGCTGGCGACCCAGCTTCATGCCCGTCAGAGCTCTGCGGCCTATGCGGATCTGCTGGCTGCAGCGCGTCAGCACTGGAACTCCGCTGAGCAATGCCCTGAGCAGGGTCGCAATCTGGATCTGCTGGAGCAGGACCTGCAGCGGCAGCAGTCCCTCGATCCAGCACTCGTCGCCGCCCTGGCCAAGGCCAAGGCCGATGGCTACAACCGTTGGCAGCAGGCTCGATCGGCCTCTGATTTCAGCCTCTTTGCACCGGCGCTCCAGACCCTGATTGACCTGCGTCAGGAGCAGGCCAAACAGCTGGATGAGCCGCGCTCCTGCTGGGAGACCCTGGCGCAACCCTTCGAACCGGATCTGCGTCTGGAGCGTCTCAAGGCCTTGTTTGCGCCACTACGGCAACGGTTACCGCACTTGGTTGCTCAGGCCTCCACCCGGCCTCGCCCCCGATCAGCGGATTGGGATCTCAAGGAGCCTAGTCAGCAAAATCTCTGTGATCAGCTGCTCGGTGCCTGGGGCCGCAATCCCGCCATCACCTGTATGGCCCGCTCGCCCCACCCCTTCTCGATCACGCTTGGACCGGCGGATTACCGCATCACCACGCGCGTGGTGCCAGGGCAGCCGTTGTCGTGTTTCCTTGCCACGGCCCATGAATGGGGACATTCCCTCTACGAACAGGGGTTACCGGACCAGAGCCACCAATGGTTTGCCTGGCCCTTGGGACAGGCCACCTCGATGGCGGTGCATGAAAGTCAGTCGTTGTTCTGGGAGAACCGTGTGGCCCGGAGCCGTCCTTTTGCGGAGCAGTGGTGGAAACGTTTTGCGCAGGCCGGTGCTCCCTTCAGCGGCGCCCAGGACATGTGGCAGGCGATGAATCCGATGGCGCCTGGTTTGAACCGGGTTGAGGCCGATGAACTCAGTTATGGCTTGCATATCCTGATCCGCACGGATCTCGAGATTGCACTGCTTGAGCAGGGCTTGGCGGTGAAGGATCTCCCCGATGAATGGAACCGGCGTTATGAGGAGTTTCTGGGAGTCCGTCCCATGAACGATGCGGAGGGTTGTCTCCAGGATGTCCATTGGTCGGAGGGGTTATTCGGTTATTTCCCTTCGTACCTTTTGGGGCACCTGATCAGTGCCCAATTGAGTGAAGCGATGGCGGAGGCCATCGGATCTCCAGAAGCGCATGTGGAGCGTGGCGATGTCACGCCCTTGCTGGCTTGGCTGCGTGAGCATGTTCACCCGCTCGGACGCAGTGTGAATGCCGATCAACTGGTGGACAGGGTCAGCGGACGGCCCCTGAGCACCGATGCTTTCCTCGACTATCTGGAGAACAAGCTTGATCGGCTCCAGCAGGCGTCCTAG
- a CDS encoding thiol-disulfide oxidoreductase DCC family protein, with protein sequence MASPSAPELTLLFDGGCPLCVREVRFLQRRDRQARLAFVDIDAADYDPEAHAGISYRVAMGRIHAIAGSGEVLRDVAVFREAYRLIGFGWLYAPTRWPLIGGVVDWVYGIWADRRLQITGRADLDTLCQGRCEIN encoded by the coding sequence ATGGCCAGCCCCTCTGCCCCCGAATTGACCCTTCTTTTCGATGGGGGTTGTCCGTTGTGTGTGCGCGAAGTTCGTTTTCTGCAGCGGCGTGATCGTCAGGCTCGGCTGGCGTTTGTCGATATCGACGCCGCTGATTACGACCCTGAAGCCCATGCCGGCATCAGCTACCGGGTTGCCATGGGCCGCATTCATGCCATTGCTGGTTCCGGGGAGGTGCTGCGTGATGTGGCTGTCTTCCGTGAGGCGTACCGACTTATCGGCTTTGGTTGGTTGTACGCCCCGACGCGCTGGCCCCTGATCGGTGGCGTGGTCGATTGGGTCTACGGAATCTGGGCAGATCGGCGGCTTCAGATCACCGGGCGTGCCGACCTGGACACCCTGTGTCAAGGCCGCTGTGAGATCAACTGA
- a CDS encoding secondary thiamine-phosphate synthase enzyme YjbQ — protein MGVQQILHQISVETPGRGFTRLDGRLNTWIRSTGFEQGVLHLTCLHTSASLTINENADPRVLHDLDAWMADAVPEHRRYSHDDEGADDMPAHIRTALTSQTMSLSVSRGQLLLGTWQAVYLWEHRSAAHTRTIACHLFGEASTRPTPESNTQNSSATPQTLLSLRNGERINQAIQARHDPNAWETDDGIDTDTDLMIDRLHDLSD, from the coding sequence GTGGGAGTGCAGCAGATCCTGCATCAGATCTCAGTTGAAACCCCGGGGCGGGGCTTCACCCGTCTGGACGGTCGCTTGAACACCTGGATCCGCAGCACGGGCTTTGAACAGGGCGTGCTGCACCTCACCTGTCTGCACACCAGTGCAAGCCTCACGATCAACGAGAACGCTGATCCACGGGTGCTGCACGACCTCGATGCATGGATGGCCGATGCCGTTCCGGAACATCGCCGTTATTCGCATGACGATGAAGGAGCCGATGACATGCCGGCCCACATCCGAACCGCACTGACCAGCCAGACCATGAGCCTGAGCGTCAGCAGGGGCCAACTGCTGCTGGGCACCTGGCAAGCCGTTTATCTCTGGGAGCACCGCAGCGCTGCTCACACCAGAACGATCGCCTGCCACCTCTTCGGTGAAGCATCGACCCGCCCCACTCCTGAGAGCAACACCCAGAACAGCTCAGCCACGCCGCAAACCCTGTTGAGCCTGCGCAATGGTGAACGGATCAATCAAGCCATTCAGGCGCGACACGATCCCAATGCCTGGGAAACCGACGACGGCATCGATACAGACACCGATCTGATGATTGACCGTTTACACGACTTGAGCGACTGA
- a CDS encoding 4a-hydroxytetrahydrobiopterin dehydratase: MPVERLDAAQKSALTTALPNWVVNGDRLHLDLQFNSFVEAFGFMAQVALLAESKNHHPNWSNVYNRVSIDLTTHDLGGLSSLDVELAAAINALLPA; encoded by the coding sequence ATGCCAGTTGAACGTCTCGACGCTGCCCAGAAGTCGGCACTCACCACAGCCCTGCCTAATTGGGTTGTGAACGGAGACAGGCTGCACCTCGATCTGCAGTTCAACAGCTTCGTGGAGGCCTTTGGATTCATGGCACAGGTGGCCTTGCTGGCCGAATCCAAAAATCACCATCCGAACTGGAGCAACGTCTACAACCGCGTTTCGATCGACCTGACCACCCATGATCTCGGCGGCCTCAGCAGCCTTGATGTTGAGCTGGCTGCCGCAATCAACGCGCTGCTGCCAGCATGA